DNA sequence from the Nicotiana tomentosiformis chromosome 3, ASM39032v3, whole genome shotgun sequence genome:
GAGATACCTGATAACTTTTGTGTATTAGTAAAACATAAATCAAGAGAAATCACTTAATGCATTTCGTTAATTGCTAGGCTAAACTTTTGGATGCATTTGTGGTTACTTTAGCTCATTGATGGAGTTTATATTGTTTTCCCACCATACAACTAGCTGACGAAAGAAAAAGACTCAATTTattaaatgaagaaaatataAGATGTTTCATCAGTTTTTGTTAGTAAAGATAGTAACTTAATTCTGCCAAAAGAAATAGTCCAAATAGGGTACCCAAACAGAGAGGTCAAATGTGCCTAATATGCCTTATTTTTTTCCGCAAGCGGCGCGTTTTAGCACTTCAGTGGAAAACCAAACCAGATCTCTTAGCTCAACTCTCAAAGGTCCCAATCCAGTGAACTTGTGAACCCCACCCCTACATTTCTACACATTCTCCAACATTTCTCCCCCCCTAAATTACATTATTTTCTCTTCCCTTTTCTTTTTTCCCCCTTTCATTTCTCTTTATCTGCAAAATAAGACCTCAGCAGTTACAGACCCTCCAAACACTTGAGTTTCCCATGGATCCCACCCTCAAAAAGCAACCTAAACCTACCCCTTTCTCCGCCACCATCTCCGCCACCAACTCCAAACCCCACCACCCACCAGATCCCACCACCCTCCTCTCACCCACTGTCCAAAACATCTCAACTCACTTTTCCAAGCTCTATGCACATCACAAGATCCTCAAATCTACCTCAAAAGGATCATCTGGGGGGCATAGACATCCTCCTGTTGACACTCATTTACAGGCCAAAACTCTAGCTGCTGCTACTTCCTCTGTTTTTGATTCCTCATGTTCTGCTTTGACTAAGTCAAAGAGTTTACACGGGAGTAGATATGTGGCCGAGGGAGAAAAACATAACTCTGTTAAGGATATTGACAAAGCAATTGTTTTGCATGAAAAGGCTGAAGTCAAGAAAATACCCCACAAGGAAAAGAAAGAGGTGGATGTTAAAAGACCATTAGCTTTGTTATCCAAGAGCCAAGATAGTGACCAGTTGAAGGGGTTTCAACAAGGGGTTGATAAAATTACCAAAAGGCCATCTTTTTCTTTGTCAATGAATGGTGGAAGGAGGAAATCATTCAGCTGTTCACAGACTGAGTTAGCTAATTTCTTTTCTTGCAGTGGTGTGAAAGTTGTGTCTGTAGATATGCCACCTTTTATGCAGATTCATGCTGTCGATTTTGCAAGAAAAGCTCATGATAGCTTGGAAAAGTTCTCTTCTAAATCCCTTGGATTTTCCCTCAAAAAGGTAAACACTTGGAAAAAGTTTTAATGATTATGCATTTTCGGTGATTTTTGAGATTTGAGCTTTTAATGAATtgaattattttgtataattgtGTTTCTTGATTTTCAGGAGTTTGATGGGGTATATGGACCAGCTTGGCACTGTATTGTAGGGACTAGTTTTGGCTCATTTGTCACACATTCAGTTGGTGGTTTCATATATTTCTCCATGGATCACAAGCTATATGTACTCCTGTTCAAGACTACTGTACAAAAAGCAGAATCAAACTGAAATCTTTGAGGTGAAATCCGTTTTAGTATAGGGAAATTTTTGGAAAGAAGTTTGTTATCTGTCTTTGTAGTTTTGTACATTAGCTTTTGATTAAAAAACAATGGTAGTTCTGCTCGCACTTCAATAGTGTCACACGACCCTTTTCTCAGCACCCCCATCCCTTTAACTGTGCCCTTAAAAACCCTCCAATGAGGGAGTGTATTGATCATTGGAATACTGTGAAACAAATTGTACACTGTTACATCTTGTCCTCTGTCTCAGAAAGTTGATAAAGTATTTAATGGTGGTGTCCATGGAGTGATTGAAGTGGACCATCAACGGTTCAGATGCCTATAGCTCTTTGCTATGTTACACAACTCTTCAAAAGCAACATAGGCTTTTTTTTATTGAAGTAAAGAGGACAAGAGTTGGTTCTATGGATTTTTGCCTATTTTCCTCTCTAGTGTTACCAAGTGGAGTACTAGAAAGAATAGGGATGTCTCCATATTATGATTTAAAAGACTAATGATGAAATTGAGTAGTGTTACACTGACTTTAGTACACAGTCTACTGACTTTAATTTTCATACGTATCTTGTTAATGCTGAAAAAGTTACTGAAAAGTTATCACTTACCAATGGAGTGGTGACGCACTTTGCGTGTTCAAACCCCCAATCGATTCTTGCAGTGCTCGAATCCCTTCATTTCAGTCTAGCCAAAAAAGAAACGATTTTTCTATTCTTGTTGTGTTCTTATTTTACTGTGTTCAGTGTTACTTGTATGTTAAAATTGGAATCATACAAGGGATTCTGATAGCTTTTGTATTTTCCATTACTGCGAAATTCAAATTTCCTTTAGCTCATTTTGCAGCTTTTATCATTACTAACTTCCAAAATTTGAATGCTGTCTGATGTTGTTCTTGCATCAGCCTTGGAAAATTATATTGGAGTATCAGTGTACTTACTGTTCCTTTGTCATTGTAATGGGCTATGTTATGAAACTTGAAGAAATTATTTGCAAGTAAAGGTACTAAGGTAGGGAGTAAATCAAAAACTGAAAATAATGAGTTGCCTAACTCAGTTTTCAACTTATCAGAACAAACGCCTTTGGACTGAAAAGTAGGAATTTCTTTTCAGTTTGGAGTAGTTTTACAATCTTTTGCAAAAACTGAGAAAGTTCACTCTTATAAAAACTGTTATGTCTGTTTCCTAATTCCAAATGGGCTTTTACGGAGTACATACACTCACCATTTCCTGATAATTAAAGGTCCAATGCTTGGCCCTAATCAAAATTCTCATTGGAATAGAAAAAAACACGTTATTTCTAGCAACTCACCAGTTAACTATTATACCAAGGTTTCACTAGTACAACTGATAAACTTTTTGCAAATATGAAAAGGGAAGAAGCTGCTACTGGTGCCATTAGTATCGAACTAGAGCAAAAACTTGAGAGACTAATAGCTAGAGCAAAAACTTGAGAGACTAATAGTATGTTTGGCAAGCttctaaaatctgcttattttgaaaagtgcttttcaaaataaacttttgaaaatagtttgtgtttggctaattaatttgaaaaatatttttgagcaaaaattaatttttggccaagcttttaaaaagtgtttctaaGTGTATTCTTCTCAAAtgtgtttttcaaaaaaatacttttgaagagAAGTTATATTTTTGTGCATCTCCAaatctgcttctgcttctactcaaaagtatttttttccatcaaaaagtttggccaaacaccttagtTTTGACAAAAAAACAGTTTTgactaataaaaaaaatacttttgactaaaaaaaacacttttggccaaaaaaaagagaaaaaaaagaaaaagtttggtcaaacaaaCTATAAAGCGGTCGAACACTGATCTGATGTCATTAGAAATGAGATAAAGTTGAGTTTTCTTTGGATTTTGTTAGAGTAGTAACTACTAGTTGATTTTCACGCCATGACACTTATAATCTGTTAGGTAATGTTTGAAAAATGATACAAACATGGacttgattgaaatggatatgtTTTGAACAGACTACCAATTTAGCCAGTACGCCTCCAGCCCTACAATACTTAAAAGTACAAAGAATGTCCGTTTTTATTATGCTTTAATGTAATATGATTACAAACAATCTATTTTTCCTAAGCCTAGAATACATCAAGCAGAAGAAAAAGAAATCGACCAGCACATTTGACTAGAGAAGCATTTGGAACTTTTGTGTTAACCAATTTCAGTTGCGATCTGATGAGGAGCGCTGGGAAGAATAGATTGCAGGGATGTTCTTAGTTTGAAGACGAGAGTGGAGAATTCATTGAAAAAATGCAAAGAGGTAGTCCAGATTTCAAATAATGTTATTTGGCATGTAAATGGCAACAACGTCGCTTTGGCCGAGTGGTTAAGGCGTGTGCCTGCTAAGTACATGGGGTTTCCCCGCGAGAGTTCGAATCTCTCAGGCGACGTGGATGTTACTTTTTGTTTTCTGTTGAGGAAGCTACAgacaaaaaataaataagaaaagaaaaataaatgtgAATAACAAGTCTAGGAGATTCATGTTTTCCTACTGAATTCGTCCTATCGTGGCAGCGTGGCGCTAAATTGTTAATCAGAATAGTACGTTTTCTCACTTTTATTCcagtttaaaatatttttctaacatAATAATCACagagttaagaaaaaggaagAGTTCGTTTAAAAATGAGAAAGTGACTTGACGGACTTAAAAAAGAAACATGGACTACTTTAACGTTTTGTGACCCTGCAGATTCAATGTCAACGAAAGATGTTTATAATGCTTAGTGCTAAAAGTAATTTAGAATATACAATTTTTACATCAAGACTGAGACAACTGAAAGCATTATTCTCCCTAATTTAAACTACTTTATTTTTTTCTGATCGTTTTTCTTGTTTATTGGCCTTTCTTGCTTGCTTTTGTGTTCAGGAATTTAGTGTATGCTTTCTTTTAGTAAACCTTGTAACAAGAAAAATGCTCTTAGATGAATAGTTGAATTGGGGAGGTAAATTCTTTATATTGAATGTAATCAATCATTTTGAGGTTATGCTGGAAATATATTTTAAGAAATTGAAATGAATGTGCAATTCGGCTAGAGAAACTTGAATAGTATAGAGTGATTGGGGAAATGTTACTTTACCTACGTTTACtcataaaatggtacagttgaatttgttacaTGGTTTATACacaagcgaactgatttgatcgaaaaacaataaataaattaAGTAAAATGCAAGACTTCGTATTGAAATCGAGATAAATAACAGATAGCCTGgttccgggagcaaggcttccCGAGGCAGCAATAAGAACAATGTTAGACTGAAAAAAGAGTGTTATTTAGCTTGGGAATGGTgtatagcataagtttgtcacAATTTTCATgtgttacaatggttgttgaagccactatttatagttatacctagGGACAAGgttctaggatcaagcccctcttaaataacaataatggggtcattgatgaatatgtaatggCAAAcaatgaatgccaaaattctctgtaacggatgcttatttaatactgaggaatattcttcattgaatgtcatctAGTGACAAGTATTTATTTGCTCTTGTCGATTATGTTCCCTTCGAGATCTACCCGGTGCCAACCGAAGTTGTTGTCCTCGGTTTTCATTTTCACTCGCTTAATCTTCCGTGTGCCTCCGGTTCTACGTATCACTCTGTCATTCAAGCATTTAATAtgaaccgattttaccctatacaaatagtccccctactttccggcggcacatctttgtgtcaacgggaagttggtaaagattccTTTCTTGGCAAAAAATTTTCTGAACCTTTTTGAAAAGTTTCTCACGCTTGATAAGACCCACGTCTCCTCGCATATAGTTCCCCTGACACGTGTTACTCCACGATTTAGCAATATTTTCgccggttctcgaggtaatcatggccacaaTTTTAGCCGCCTATAACTTTACTTACACGTCTCACTCTACCTATTTCACTTCTAACAACTTCATAAACTCTCTCAACTTCTTTGCTTTTAACTTCCTTCTGCTTTCATCTCTCTTTGATATTCTTCTAAATAACTCTTATCACCTTCTTATCATTATGGCTTCTTATACTAACTCTTCCAAGAACTCTGGTTTTCTCTTCGGTGAGGGCCCGAAGAGGAGTAAAGACAAAAAAGTTGATGTTGATGCTGATCCTCCCACTGTGAGCACCATCATTCCCAAACATTTGAACACTGCCAAAGGACATCGAAGAGAAGTTCCCcacttcaaaccctcgaacttgggcTGTTGGTAGATACCCTTCCTTTATTCACCCTTCTAGTATTCCTGTTTTGAAGGAAGATTGCGATTGCCATGCCTTAAACATCATTGTTCCTAATTTGGCGGAGCGGGTAACCTTTACTAAGAAGGGTTTCACGTACGTTTACATGTACCCCTTCACTTTGGGCCCATTCTCATTAAGCGGGGGATTTGACCCCGTAATTTTGGAGTTGAGCCACCGGTACAAGGTGTGTTTGGCTCAGGTGGGCCCTTCGGTGTGGCAAACGACAACCTGTTTGCGGTGGTTGTGCCTGGAAATGAAGGAGCCCCTTACCCTGGCTCATGTGATGAACCTCTACTGTCACGACCctattttcctccgtaggatgtcatgatgacacctaatctctaagactaggtaagcctatcaattatatggaatacaaaactgaaactcaaatctcaacatttAAAATGAATGTTACCACGattcaaatagttacaactccccaaatctagtaaaaataagtcac
Encoded proteins:
- the LOC104121644 gene encoding uncharacterized protein: MDPTLKKQPKPTPFSATISATNSKPHHPPDPTTLLSPTVQNISTHFSKLYAHHKILKSTSKGSSGGHRHPPVDTHLQAKTLAAATSSVFDSSCSALTKSKSLHGSRYVAEGEKHNSVKDIDKAIVLHEKAEVKKIPHKEKKEVDVKRPLALLSKSQDSDQLKGFQQGVDKITKRPSFSLSMNGGRRKSFSCSQTELANFFSCSGVKVVSVDMPPFMQIHAVDFARKAHDSLEKFSSKSLGFSLKKEFDGVYGPAWHCIVGTSFGSFVTHSVGGFIYFSMDHKLYVLLFKTTVQKAESN